From Xenopus laevis strain J_2021 chromosome 7L, Xenopus_laevis_v10.1, whole genome shotgun sequence, one genomic window encodes:
- the slc66a1.L gene encoding solute carrier family 66 member 1 L homeolog (The RefSeq protein has 1 substitution compared to this genomic sequence), translating into MEEIPNNGSSFPPNGTNCPNGTRWIWIVLDECTADARDEASVYMGLFSILCFMGASIPQFYTACKTGKMDKAISIWFLLGWTIGDSLNLVGTYLADQLPLQRYTSAYYIFADLLMLCFYFYFKCRNQSPSLYAPINAVCGIAFLGSFATFSLLQEAGSSPLNSADPFHSRHLLSTDGEEEYSVKNKIGFACGLMSTLSYLISRLPQIYTNFKRKSTEGLAPTLFLLVIVGNVTYGASVLLKNPESDQSEGTYVVRHLPWLTGSLGAVFLDLIILGQFFKYRGRTNDSLEREPLLQPKGPTYA; encoded by the exons ATGGAGGAAATCCCTAACAACGGTTCATCCTTCCCCCCAAACGGGACAAATTGCCCCAACGGGACGCGGTGGATCTGGATTGTCCTTGATGAGTGCACGGCGGATGCTCGGGATGAAGCCAGTGTCTACATGGGGCTCTTTTCCATCCTTTGCTTCATGGGGGCCTCCATCCC GCAGTTCTACACGGCCTGCAAGACAGGCAAGATGGACAAAGCCATATCCATTTGGTTCCTCTTGGGCTGGACGATTGGAGACTCTCTGAATCTTGTGGGGACTTACCTGGCGGATCAACTTCCCCTGCAG AGATACACTTCAGCCTATTATATATTTGCGGATCTCTTAATGCTGTGTTTTTACTTCTATTTCAAATGTCGGAACCAAAGTCCCAGCT TGTATGCCCCCATTAATGCAGTGTGTGGAATCGCCTTTTTGGGCTCTTTTGCCACTTTCTCTCTCCTGCAAGAGGCGGGATCCAGTCCCCTGAATTCTGCAGATCCGTTCCACAGCCGCCACCTGCTCTCGACTGATGGAGAAGAG GAGTATTCGGTGAAGAACAAGATTGGCTTTGCTTGTGGCTTAATGTCCACTTTGTCCTACTTGATCTCCCGACTGCCTCAGATCTACACCAAT TTCAAGAGAAAATCCACAGAAGGTCTGGCCCCGACTCTGTTCCTGCTGGTGATTGTGGGTAACGTGACGTACGGAGCCAGCGTGTTACTCAAGAACCCAGAGTCCGACCAATCGGAGGGAACCTACGTTGTCCGGCACCTTCCCTGGCTAACGGGCAGTCTGGGGGCTGTGTTTTTGGATCTCATT ATTTTAGGGCAGTTTTTTAAATATCGAGGGAGAAGCAACGACTCGTTGGAACGGGAGCCCCTTCTACAGCCCAAGGGCCCCACCTACGCCTGA
- the slc66a1.L gene encoding solute carrier family 66 member 1 L homeolog isoform X1: MEEIPNNGSSFPPNGTNCPNGTRWIWIVLDECTADARDEASVYMGLFSILCFMGASIPQFYTACKTGKMDKAISIWFLLGWTIGDSLNLVGTYLADQLPLQRYTSAYYIFADLLMLCFYFYFKCRNQSPSLYAPINAVCGIAFLGSFATFSLLQEAGSSPLNSADPFHSRHLLSTDGEEEYSVKNKIGFACGLMSTLSYLISRLPQIYTNFKRKSTEGLAPTLFLLVIVGNVTYGASVLLKNPESDQSEGTYVVRHLPWLTGSLGAVFLDLIILGQFFKYRGRSNDSLEREPLLQPKGPTYA; this comes from the exons ATGGAGGAAATCCCTAACAACGGTTCATCCTTCCCCCCAAACGGGACAAATTGCCCCAACGGGACGCGGTGGATCTGGATTGTCCTTGATGAGTGCACGGCGGATGCTCGGGATGAAGCCAGTGTCTACATGGGGCTCTTTTCCATCCTTTGCTTCATGGGGGCCTCCATCCC GCAGTTCTACACGGCCTGCAAGACAGGCAAGATGGACAAAGCCATATCCATTTGGTTCCTCTTGGGCTGGACGATTGGAGACTCTCTGAATCTTGTGGGGACTTACCTGGCGGATCAACTTCCCCTGCAG AGATACACTTCAGCCTATTATATATTTGCGGATCTCTTAATGCTGTGTTTTTACTTCTATTTCAAATGTCGGAACCAAAGTCCCAGCT TGTATGCCCCCATTAATGCAGTGTGTGGAATCGCCTTTTTGGGCTCTTTTGCCACTTTCTCTCTCCTGCAAGAGGCGGGATCCAGTCCCCTGAATTCTGCAGATCCGTTCCACAGCCGCCACCTGCTCTCGACTGATGGAGAAGAG GAGTATTCGGTGAAGAACAAGATTGGCTTTGCTTGTGGCTTAATGTCCACTTTGTCCTACTTGATCTCCCGACTGCCTCAGATCTACACCAAT TTCAAGAGAAAATCCACAGAAGGTCTGGCCCCGACTCTGTTCCTGCTGGTGATTGTGGGTAACGTGACGTACGGAGCCAGCGTGTTACTCAAGAACCCAGAGTCCGACCAATCGGAGGGAACCTACGTTGTCCGGCACCTTCCCTGGCTAACGGGCAGTCTGGGGGCTGTGTTTTTGGATCTCATT ATTTTAGGGCAGTTTTTTAAATATCGAGGGAGAAGCAACGACTCGTTGGAACGGGAGCCCCTTCTACAGCCCAAGGGCCCCACCTACGCCTGA